tacaaaaattgtggtttatatacacaatggagtactacgtggcaatgagaaagaatgaaatatggccctttgtagcaacatggatggaactggagagtgtgatgctaagtgaaataagccatacagagaaagacagataccatatggtttcactcttatgtggatcctgagaaacttaacagaaacccatgggggagggaaagggaaaaaaaaaaaagaggttagagtgggagagagccaaagcataagagattcttaaaaactgagaacaaactgagggttgatggggcgtgggagggtggggagggtgggtgatgggtattgaggagggcaccttttgggatgagcactgggtgttgtatggaaaccaatttgacaataaatttcataaaaaagttaaaaaaaatgtgatgacaagattctttttaagaaataaagaaaagtaggCTGGAAAGCTTCACGTCTGAGGAAAACTGCTTGGAAACGGAGCAGTGAGGGTACCAGTGATTGAGGTGGGgaacaaatgcaaaagaaaaaagaaataaacttcatgACAACTTATAGCCCTTTGACCAGTACTTGAGATAGGTAGAGTGACCTTCCTCAAGGAGCTTGGCTGTCTTGATGCTAATAGtttgctagaggcaaaaggcaaccttagtTTGACATTAGCCTGACCTCCAggatgctataaaaaaaaaatctctttggaaactttcttTATCTCTACCCAACCCACAAGATATATGATAGCGCTTATCGTCCAAGCATATGGCCACTGATCTACATGTGAAGTGTCTCATAactaaggttttactagacagtagtaagtgaccttttcctaacaacagctagcacTGCAGGGTcctagaaaccttgcttccaaattccttagagacttatgctatccCTAACTACCTCCCCACTTGAAAGCACACAATGAGCGACTCCTTACAACCCCaatgcagctcttcctgcccacaggtcctgacCCCACTTTAATAAAACCATCCTTTTAGCACTGAAGACATCTAAAGAGTTCTTTCTTGACTGTTCACTCCCAAACCTCAACATTTCACATCAGTGACAATGAGATCTCTGTGGCTGCTCAGAACCCCCTTCATATGTGGCCTGCTCTGGGCTTCTTGTGCTCTGGGTACCAGGGCTGAGGAGCCAGGGGCAAACTTCTCCCATCCCAACAGCATGGGCCTGGATAAGAACACAGTGCATGACCAAGAGCATATAATGGAGTATCTAGAAGGTTTCATCAACACACCGGAGGTAGAGATGTTCCCACAGGCACTGCACTTCCATTATTTCAAACTGCATGATTATGACAGCAATAATTTGCTTGACAGCCTAGAACTTTCCACAGCCATTGCTGGCATCCataaggaggaaaaggaacaggCATCACCAATGAGTGAAGTTGAACTGATTAACTTAATAGATGGTGTTTTGAGAGAGGATGACAAGAACAATGATGAATGTATTGACTGTGCTGAATTTGCCAAATCACTGAAATAGACCTTGCTTGGCCATCTAGTTATATGCAAATGTGACCCATTATAATGCGGCTGAACACTTTTGGTCAT
This sequence is a window from Prionailurus bengalensis isolate Pbe53 chromosome A2, Fcat_Pben_1.1_paternal_pri, whole genome shotgun sequence. Protein-coding genes within it:
- the LOC122487822 gene encoding multiple coagulation factor deficiency protein 2 homolog, with the translated sequence MRSLWLLRTPFICGLLWASCALGTRAEEPGANFSHPNSMGLDKNTVHDQEHIMEYLEGFINTPEVEMFPQALHFHYFKLHDYDSNNLLDSLELSTAIAGIHKEEKEQASPMSEVELINLIDGVLREDDKNNDECIDCAEFAKSLK